In Lates calcarifer isolate ASB-BC8 linkage group LG4, TLL_Latcal_v3, whole genome shotgun sequence, a genomic segment contains:
- the apoda.1 gene encoding apolipoprotein Da, duplicate 1 yields MKLSVALVFAFVLPLIRAQVPHWGPCPEPAVQPTFNLKQFMGRWFEIAKLPAQFERGRCIETNFTLKTDKSIRVVSSEILKGELRKIEGTGVIEDMKNPAKLGISYSYVLPYSPYWILSTDYVNSALVYSCTDVLRLFHVDFAWILGRTRTLPEATIEKAKEIFANNNIDVTRMIASKQQGCEKTL; encoded by the exons ATGAAGTTATCTGTCGCTCTGGTTTTTGCATTTGTTCTCCCACTCATCAGGGCTCAGGTGCCCCACTGGGGACCATGTCCCGAACCTGCCGTTCAACCCACGTTCAACCTCAAACAG TTTATGGGGAGATGGTTTGAAATTGCCAAACTGCCGGCCCAGTTTGAGAGGGGCCGGTGCATTGAAACCAATTTCACTTTGAAGACAGACAAGTCCATTCGAGTGGTCAGCTCTGAAATACT aaaaggagagctGAGGAAAATCGAAGGGACTGGAGTCATAGAGGATATGAAGAACCCAGCCAAGCTGGGAATAAGTTATTCCTACG TCCTGCCCTACTCCCCTTACTGGATCCTGTCCACTGACTATGTGAATTCTGCCCTGGTGTATTCCTGCACGGACGTCCTGAGGCTCTTCCATGTCGACTTTGCCTGGATCCTGGGCCGAACGCGAACCCTGCCAGAAGCCACCATCGAGAAAGCCAAGGAGATCTTCGCCAACAACAACATTGATGTGACCAGGATGATCGCCAGCAAGCAGCAGGGCTGTGAGAAAACTCTCTGA